The Pirellulales bacterium genome window below encodes:
- a CDS encoding cupin domain-containing protein codes for MHDTPDMVHWHEPKAGENAGFGKFLRQPLPYDRFMEAEGVPCYRGIGVRKVQDLPLVPWKRLGGRGSFIQLFGTEGLWGMYVVEVPGAGALNVERHLYEKVVLVVEGRGTTEVWQEGQRKRHVFEWQKGSLFAVPLNAYHRIINAGSAPALLLCGTTAPNVMNVLDNLDFVFECPYTFSERFSGAEDFFKPKDDLEPDPIRGLAMRRTNLIPDIVNCDLPLDNRRSPGYRRVEPAMARNRFYLWIGQHETGRYSKAHKHASAAVLVCVKGKGYTYTWPEALGTTPWQNGKAEFIKRQDYEPVGLVSAAPMSGDWYHQHFGIGKEGLRISAWHGPNNQRARKPGVPGEQLMDYGAIELSKGGSAIGYHQEDPAIRKEFEETLAREGLPSRMKQEFYERPPTEGEVVMGDVM; via the coding sequence ATGCATGACACGCCCGATATGGTCCACTGGCATGAGCCCAAAGCGGGCGAGAACGCGGGCTTTGGCAAATTCCTACGCCAGCCGCTGCCTTATGACCGCTTCATGGAGGCCGAAGGCGTGCCGTGCTACCGCGGCATTGGCGTACGCAAGGTGCAGGATCTGCCGCTGGTGCCGTGGAAGCGGCTCGGCGGCCGCGGCTCCTTCATCCAGCTTTTCGGCACCGAGGGCCTGTGGGGCATGTACGTGGTCGAAGTGCCGGGCGCCGGCGCTCTCAATGTCGAGCGGCACCTTTACGAGAAAGTCGTGCTCGTGGTCGAAGGCCGCGGCACCACCGAAGTCTGGCAGGAAGGGCAGAGGAAGCGCCATGTGTTCGAGTGGCAGAAGGGCTCGTTGTTCGCCGTTCCGCTCAACGCCTATCATCGCATCATCAATGCCGGCAGTGCGCCGGCGCTGCTGTTGTGCGGCACGACGGCGCCGAACGTCATGAACGTGCTCGACAACCTCGATTTCGTGTTCGAGTGTCCGTACACATTCAGCGAGCGGTTTTCCGGCGCTGAGGATTTCTTCAAGCCGAAGGACGATCTCGAACCTGATCCGATCCGCGGGCTTGCCATGCGGCGCACCAATCTTATCCCCGACATCGTCAATTGCGACCTGCCGCTTGATAATCGCCGCTCGCCCGGTTACCGCCGGGTCGAGCCGGCCATGGCGCGCAACCGCTTCTATCTGTGGATCGGCCAGCATGAGACCGGCCGCTATTCCAAGGCGCACAAGCACGCCTCCGCGGCAGTTCTCGTTTGCGTCAAGGGCAAGGGCTACACCTATACATGGCCCGAGGCGCTCGGCACCACGCCGTGGCAGAACGGCAAGGCCGAGTTCATCAAGCGCCAGGATTACGAGCCGGTCGGGCTCGTGTCCGCCGCGCCGATGAGCGGCGACTGGTATCACCAGCATTTCGGCATCGGCAAAGAGGGCCTGCGCATCTCCGCCTGGCATGGTCCGAACAATCAGCGCGCGCGCAAGCCTGGCGTGCCGGGCGAGCAGCTTATGGATTACGGCGCCATCGAACTCAGTAAGGGTGGCAGCGCCATCGGATATCACCAGGAAGACCCGGCGATCCGCAAGGAGTTCGAAGAAACGCTGGCGCGTGAAGGCTTACCGAGCCGCATGAAGCAGGAATTTTACGAACGCCCGCCGACCGAGGGGGAAGTTGTG